A window from Saccharomyces cerevisiae S288C chromosome XIII, complete sequence encodes these proteins:
- the SPT21 gene encoding Spt21p (Protein with a role in transcriptional silencing; required for normal transcription at several loci including HTA2-HTB2 and HHF2-HHT2, but not required at the other histone loci; binds with Spt10p to histone gene promoters during S phase; localizes to nuclear foci that become diffuse upon DNA replication stress), protein MSELSQMTLKILYTLDNGSNGSYLARSRAPKQVRVANIPSPFPTDSNEQTELRIGAIHLKTILHEIYLNSPEVLDHDTLKDGYDYNLYYRDICEVDEPLVSLGLLSGLRKKFHKNSPYQYTENNIGEEESEERDEVTEEEYEDESFIVTGRVCSNVSALLRRSYSNISNKKGRVVNNQIPEETLEVKLRFTKVITNLRTSGNNTTNSRISCLQMPSSLPSATLPFTPKSQSLFKTNQIKNSRNARTTITINNTNSGTVGRRQTNPMPAPKAVRTQSLPIWNLKPNIANTGFPRNSIAHKIYLADRKTEANQQNNQHQNIAYEINTLQNDNTIQRTKIDDSVSKRFDFMLNKRKSTKKVSPGIATIAKKPASININPKQPPKTSGEKKANDKQTIVKVKNSNSKNSAKSTQAGCRRSSVIEHLNDHDDSILSDILSEPGIEGQKLQQKQKGRKISLTSENDKENIPPQSITSKENKLEGDLDFNAEFPMSDFSDVVFKDEMGWFSNFNCNFFESPTSASASQLNQQNLKPSITLNDPNTCNTIALENEDVSELETAQNNKISLPSDVDKTSPIDSLSIPLIELTHSSSTTNMQRISIKEGSTLNITDSNNATPCDNDIKDRKASVIDSDNTKPQAGLINFSTPADQPASDNNVTASKKLTSMLETQQSKRSHEEVLDEEEEEEALKKQKAIPSSPCGMFNYHQPMELSEDIVEEEQGHNIGDDNESDKTNDLFSTFIHSGIRVSQVVTSPIGEFQSIKH, encoded by the coding sequence ATGTCTGAACTCTCTCAAATGACATTGAAGATCCTTTACACATTGGATAATGGATCCAATGGTAGTTATTTAGCCCGCTCAAGGGCTCCAAAACAGGTAAGAGTTGCTAATATTCCTAGTCCATTCCCGACAGATTCGAATGAGCAAACGGAGTTGCGAATTGGCGCCATCCATTTGAAGACTATACTGCATGAAATATACTTAAATTCACCTGAAGTGTTAGACCATGACACTTTAAAAGATGGATATGATTATAACTTGTATTATCGTGACATATGTGAAGTGGATGAGCCATTAGTAAGCCTTGGTCTTCTTTCCGGGCTTcgaaaaaagtttcataaGAATAGCCCCTACCAGTATacagaaaacaatattggtgaagaagaaagtgaaGAGAGAGATGAGGTAACTGAAGAAGAGTATGAAGATGAATCTTTTATAGTTACTGGAAGGGTATGCTCGAATGTTTCCGCTTTACTACGAAGATCATATAGCAACATCTCGAATAAAAAGGGAAGGGTCGTAAACAACCAAATTCCGGAAGAAACTTTGGAGGTTAAACTAAGATTCACAAAAGTTATAACCAATTTAAGGACGTCTGGTAACAATACTACAAATTCTCGGATATCGTGTCTTCAAATGCCGTCTTCTTTACCATCAGCAACACTTCCGTTTACCCCAAAATCGCAATCTCTTTTCAAGACAAaccaaataaaaaattcaaggaATGCAAGGACCACGATAACaataaataatactaaTAGCGGGACTGTGGGAAGAAGACAGACGAATCCTATGCCTGCTCCAAAAGCTGTCAGAACTCAGTCTTTACCCATCTGGAATCTTAAACCAAATATAGCGAATACTGGTTTCCCAAGAAATTCAATTGCGCACAAAATCTACTTAGCAGATAGAAAAACAGAAGCCAATCAACAAAACAACCAGCATCAAAACATAGCTTACGAAATAAATACTTTGCAAAACGATAATACTATTCAGAGGACCAAGATCGATGATTCGGTAAGCAAGAGGTTCGATTTTATGCTcaacaaaagaaagtcTACGAAAAAAGTGTCACCTGGTATAGCAACGATAGCAAAAAAACCAGCTTCAATAAACATAAATCCAAAGCAACCGCCGAAGACTAgtggtgaaaaaaaagcaaatgaTAAGCAAACGATTGTCAAAGTTAAGAATTCgaattccaaaaattcGGCTAAGTCTACACAAGCAGGATGTAGGCGATCATCAGTGATAGAACATTTAAATGATCATGACGATTCAATTTTAAGTGACATTCTATCGGAACCAGGCATTGAAGGGCAGAAATTGCagcaaaaacaaaaggGGCGTAAGATATCTTTAACTagtgaaaatgataaagaaaatattccaCCCCAAAGCATAACTAGTAAAGAGAACAAGCTTGAAGGTGACTTGGATTTTAACGCTGAGTTCCCCATGAGTGACTTTTCGGATGTAGTATTTAAAGATGAGATGGGATGGTTTTCCAATTTCAattgcaatttttttgaatcacCAACTTCTGCAAGTGCATCACAACTCAATCAGCAAAATTTGAAGCCTTCTATAACACTCAACGATCCAAACACCTGTAACACCATTGCTCtcgaaaatgaagatgTCAGTGAATTGGAAACAGCgcaaaataataaaatatctttgCCTAGCGATGTTGACAAAACCTCCCCAATAGACTCGTTGTCTATACCTTTAATTGAACTTACACATTCAAGCTCGACAACAAACATGCAGCGTATATCCATTAAAGAAGGATCGACACTAAATATAACAGATAGTAATAATGCCACCCCATGTGATAATGATATAAAAGATAGAAAGGCATCTGTAATAGATTCGGACAATACAAAACCTCAGGCAGGGCTTATAAATTTCTCTACTCCAGCTGACCAGCCAGCTTCTGATAATAATGTTACAGCTTCGAAAAAGCTTACTAGCATGCTGGAAACTCAGCAAAGTAAGAGATCTCATGAAGAAGTTTtggatgaagaggaagaggaggaagCCCTCAAAAAGCAAAAGGCAATACCGTCTTCACCATGTGGGATGTTCAATTATCATCAACCCATGGAATTATCTGAGGACATAGTTGAAGAAGAGCAAGGACACAATATCGGcgatgataatgaaagcGATAAGACCAACGATTTATTCTCAACATTCATCCATTCAGGAATAAGAGTAAGTCAGGTAGTAACAAGTCCCATCGGTGAATTTCAGTCAATAAAACACTGA
- the RGM1 gene encoding Rgm1p (Putative zinc finger DNA binding transcription factor; contains two N-terminal C2H2 zinc fingers and C-terminal proline rich domain; overproduction impairs cell growth and induces expression of genes involved in monosaccharide catabolism and aldehyde metabolism; regulates expression of of Y' telomeric elements and subtelomeric COS genes; relocalizes to the cytosol in response to hypoxia; RGM1 has a paralog, USV1, that arose from the whole genome duplication), which produces MRGKQPKRNKDNASVKRNYRCVGYPDCNMSFNRTEHLARHIRKHTGEKPFQCNICLKFFSRIDNLRQHQSSVHSDVDLMSLRRLQQSANSTANDPNATRMFPQLRPYGIVVQPAPVPYNLPISTPASPQDTISLYAPPYFPHPMPSAPIPLPHQPPPLPIYSYMQPLFLNHTPIQNHNIVELPPDSSDTPASPSKVQSFDQAKDASPNAKK; this is translated from the coding sequence ATGAGAGGAAAACAACCGAAAAGGAACAAAGACAACGCTTCTGTCAAGAGAAATTATAGATGCGTGGGATATCCTGATTGTAACATGAGTTTCAATAGGACCGAACATTTGGCTAGACATATCAGGAAACACACAGGGGAGAAACCATTCCAATGCAATATCTGCCTTAAATTCTTCAGTAGAATCGATAACTTAAGACAACATCAATCTTCTGTTCATTCGGACGTTGATTTGATGTCCTTACGTAGACTGCAGCAGTCCGCAAATAGCACTGCGAACGACCCTAACGCAACAAGAATGTTCCCGCAATTACGCCCATATGGAATTGTTGTCCAGCCCGCGCCTGTTCCATACAATCTGCCCATATCAACTCCTGCTAGCCCACAAGACACTATATCTCTTTACGCACCACCATACTTCCCTCATCCTATGCCATCTGCTCCCATACCATTGCCGCATCAGCCTCCTCCACTACCAATATACAGCTATATGCAACCACTCTTCCTGAACCACACTCCCATACAAAACCACAACATTGTAGAGCTCCCTCCAGATAGCAGTGACACTCCAGCATCGCCGTCTAAGGTGCAAAGTTTTGACCAGGCCAAGGACGCTTCACCAAacgcaaaaaaataa
- a CDS encoding uncharacterized protein (hypothetical protein; mRNA transcribed as part of a bicistronic transcript with a predicted transcriptional repressor RGM1/YMR182C; mRNA is destroyed by nonsense-mediated decay (NMD); not an essential gene; YMR181C has a paralog, YPL229W, that arose from the whole genome duplication): MTPLLQAEAKMNTSLYLTESIQQHEFNLTSPQSFYSSPSVPNSKNNSGIFSYNTANNSRVSSSDEFTTQQDGMNTIMYKNNISKTFEDDIFYCPRSLLTPEEQVVYQEIDKYYMEQALLTQLQISQTYSSTPKEEKIVKFNPYTSKSFSPASSE; the protein is encoded by the coding sequence atgactcCACTTTTGCAGGCGGAAGCAAAAATGAACACAAGCCTCTACCTTACGGAAAGCATCCAACAACATGAATTCAACCTCACCAGCCCTCAGTCATTCTATTCTTCTCCCTCGGTACCCAATAGTAAAAATAACTCGGGCATTTTCAGCTATAACACTGCCAACAACAGTAGGGTGAGTTCTAGTGATGAATTCACTACCCAACAAGACGGCATGAACACCATAATGTACAAAAACAACATCAGTAAAACTTTCGAAGACGACATCTTTTATTGTCCAAGAAGTTTGCTCACCCCAGAAGAACAAGTGGTATACCAGGAAATTGACAAGTATTACATGGAACAAGCACTATTGACCCAGTTACAAATCTCCCAAACGTATTCCTCCACTCctaaagaggaaaagataGTTAAGTTCAATCCCTACACTTCGAAGAGTTTCAGTCCAGCTTCTTCTGAATAA
- the CTL1 gene encoding polynucleotide 5'-phosphatase (RNA 5'-triphosphatase, localizes to both the nucleus and cytoplasm; CTL1 has a paralog, CET1, that arose from the whole genome duplication), with protein sequence MSDQPETPSNSRNSHENVGAKKADANVASKFRSLHISETTKPLTSTRALYKTTRNNSRGATEFHKHVCKLAWKYLACIDKSSISHIEIEMKFGVITDKRTHRRMTPHNKPFIVQNRNGRLVSNVPEQMFSSFQELLRSKSENPSKCAPRVVKQVQKYTKDSIYNCNNASKVGKLTSWRCSEDLRNKELKLTYIKKVRVKDFLIRYPQSSLDAKISISLEVPEYETSAAFRNGFILQRTKSRSTYTFNDKMPLHLDLTKVTTTRRNSHQYTSHEVEVEMDPIFKETISANDREKFNEYMCSFLNASDLIRKAAERDNMLTT encoded by the coding sequence ATGTCTGACCAACCCGAGACTCCTTCCAATAGTAGAAATTCTCATGAAAATGTTGGCGCAAAGAAAGCTGACGCTAATGTTGCCTCGAAATTCAGAAGCTTGCATATCTCTGAAACCACTAAGCCATTAACATCAACTAGAGCTTTATACAAAACCACAAGAAACAATTCAAGAGGTGCGACAGAATTCCATAAACATGTTTGTAAGTTAGCATGGAAATATCTTGCTTGTATTGATAAATCGTCGATATCACACATTGAAATCGAAATGAAATTTGGTGTTATAACAGACAAAAGGACACATCGCAGGATGACACCACACAACAAGCCCTTTATTGTTCAAAACAGAAATGGCCGCTTAGTGTCTAACGTTCCTGAGCAAATGTTCTCGAGTTTCCAGGAGCTACTCCGCTCAAAATCGGAGAATCCAAGTAAATGTGCCCCAAGAGTAGTAAAACAGGTACAAAAGTATACGAAAGATTCTATATATAACTGCAACAATGCCTCGAAAGTTGGCAAATTAACTTCATGGCGTTGTTCGGAAGACCTTAGAAACAAAGAACTTAAACTTACTTACATCAAAAAGGTCCGGGTCAAGGATTTTCTCATTCGCTATCCTCAAAGTTCATTAGACGCTAAAATTAGCATCAGCCTTGAAGTGCCTGAATACGAAACTTCTGCCGCTTTCAGGAATGGCTTTATTTTACAAAGAACCAAAAGCCGTTCCACCTACACCTTTAATGATAAAATGCCTTTACACTTGGATTTGACAAAGGTTACTACCACGCGAAGGAACTCCCATCAATACACGTCCCATGAAGTGGAGGTAGAAATGGATCCTATATTCAAGGAGACAATTTCCGCTAATGATAGGGAGAAGTTTAATGAGTATATGTGCTCGTTTTTGAATGCCAGCGACCTTATACGTAAGGCTGCAGAACGCGATAACATGTTAACGACATGA